One genomic segment of Methylocystis sp. SC2 includes these proteins:
- a CDS encoding tyrosine-type recombinase/integrase gives MAEMPRQRWPYLQCATTRHKKTVWYVRLQDAGRTRVRLRADYGTPEFRAEYEAALKRLASVGQGKAQAGSLAWAVELYRRSTAWSELSAATRRQRENILKHVLARCGSAPLRQISRADIVGGREDRAAAPAAARHFIETMRGIFLWALDAELVAADPTAGVKTPRRKTDGHLPWTAADLAAFEARWPLGTRERLIYAVLLYTGLRRGDAARVGRPHVRDGVIRIQTEKTGEWVAIRIARGLAAAIDVGPVGELTFIASEAGRPLRKESLGNMFRDACRAAGVDKSAHGLRKNAATRAAENGATEAELEAMFGWRGGRMASLYTRAANRERLAIGAGDKLETRTAMGAPSGEVGRTLKKSE, from the coding sequence ATGGCCGAAATGCCACGACAGCGCTGGCCGTATCTCCAATGCGCGACGACGCGCCACAAAAAGACCGTCTGGTATGTCCGTCTCCAGGACGCCGGGCGCACCCGCGTGCGCCTGCGCGCCGATTACGGGACGCCTGAATTTCGGGCGGAATATGAGGCGGCACTGAAACGGCTCGCGTCGGTGGGGCAGGGGAAGGCGCAGGCTGGTTCGCTCGCATGGGCTGTCGAGCTCTATCGACGCTCTACAGCCTGGTCGGAGCTATCAGCGGCGACGCGGCGCCAGCGCGAGAATATCCTCAAGCATGTGCTGGCGCGTTGCGGCAGCGCTCCTTTGCGCCAGATCTCCCGCGCCGACATCGTCGGTGGGCGCGAGGATCGCGCAGCGGCGCCGGCGGCGGCGCGGCACTTCATCGAGACGATGCGCGGGATCTTCCTTTGGGCGCTCGACGCTGAGCTCGTCGCGGCGGACCCGACGGCGGGCGTTAAGACCCCGCGCCGCAAGACCGACGGGCACCTGCCATGGACGGCGGCTGACTTGGCCGCATTCGAGGCGCGCTGGCCGCTCGGGACGCGCGAGCGGTTGATTTACGCCGTGCTGCTCTACACCGGGCTGCGCCGCGGTGACGCGGCGCGGGTCGGCCGCCCGCACGTCCGCGACGGCGTCATCCGCATTCAGACCGAAAAAACCGGGGAGTGGGTGGCGATTCGCATCGCGCGGGGATTGGCGGCGGCGATCGATGTCGGGCCCGTCGGAGAGTTGACATTCATCGCGAGCGAGGCCGGCCGGCCGCTGCGTAAGGAGTCGCTCGGCAATATGTTTCGCGACGCCTGCCGCGCCGCTGGCGTCGACAAGTCGGCGCACGGGCTGCGCAAGAACGCGGCGACGCGCGCCGCAGAGAACGGCGCCACGGAAGCGGAACTCGAGGCGATGTTCGGCTGGCGCGGCGGGCGCATGGCGTCGCTCTATACGCGGGCGGCGAACCGCGAGCGGCTGGCGATCGGGGCCGGCGACAAGC
- a CDS encoding GIY-YIG nuclease family protein, translating to MTQRASRPAPQRIRAEEAAAMLGVSRRGVHALAARGDLPGAAKIGAIWTFDPQRLKRYKASLARLAEKLEEIDEFSSAPTGRVYVAGYDHYVKIGFSAASRGARILSLQTSAPKEIKVYKYLPGDIALERALHRKFARYRLKGEWFRNTGRLNEWIGAGCPLPLTEHSAKP from the coding sequence ATGACCCAGCGCGCTAGCCGCCCTGCCCCGCAGCGCATCCGCGCCGAAGAGGCGGCCGCTATGCTGGGCGTCTCGCGCCGCGGCGTCCATGCGCTTGCCGCGCGAGGCGATTTGCCTGGAGCGGCTAAGATTGGGGCGATATGGACGTTCGATCCACAGAGACTCAAGCGCTACAAGGCTTCGCTCGCTCGTCTTGCGGAGAAACTTGAAGAGATTGATGAATTTAGTTCCGCGCCAACCGGCCGCGTCTATGTCGCTGGCTATGATCATTACGTCAAGATCGGGTTCTCGGCGGCATCAAGAGGCGCGCGGATCCTATCCCTTCAGACCTCAGCGCCAAAAGAGATCAAGGTCTACAAATATTTGCCAGGAGATATTGCGCTCGAAAGAGCGCTGCATCGCAAATTCGCACGATATAGGCTGAAAGGCGAGTGGTTTAGAAATACTGGCAGACTCAATGAATGGATCGGGGCTGGTTGCCCGCTGCCATTGACAGAGCATAGCGCAAAACCATGA
- a CDS encoding DUF4326 domain-containing protein, with protein sequence MNDAPRPVRLRLSRAKGFNLQECARSVNGLPAVNCARPGPFGNPFVIGEKPAWPFTEFTPKRVETAEEAVALFRRALVKRAATNDASIDAIVSLRGKNLACWCAMGEPCHADVLLELANLPICEEVAP encoded by the coding sequence CTCGCGCGCCAAAGGCTTCAACCTGCAAGAGTGCGCGCGTTCGGTTAATGGACTGCCAGCGGTGAATTGTGCGCGGCCGGGTCCGTTCGGCAATCCGTTCGTCATTGGCGAAAAACCGGCATGGCCATTTACTGAATTCACACCTAAGCGTGTCGAGACCGCGGAAGAGGCGGTTGCGCTGTTCAGGCGCGCGCTCGTTAAGCGAGCGGCGACTAATGACGCTTCAATAGACGCGATTGTCTCGCTCCGCGGCAAGAACCTCGCATGCTGGTGCGCTATGGGCGAGCCTTGCCACGCCGACGTTCTGCTCGAACTCGCCAATCTTCCAATCTGCGAAGAGGTCGCGCCATGA